One window from the genome of Magnolia sinica isolate HGM2019 chromosome 4, MsV1, whole genome shotgun sequence encodes:
- the LOC131243739 gene encoding uncharacterized protein LOC131243739 isoform X1 gives MKFEDFLMQRGDDQQKRLDLEDEVVKLQGELDEELRLNGVLRCALHRPAYHRPFLSPLLPLQAQVLLAEVAMVEEEIDCLERKIQELKLHLYQEKQHNNEWKLQQHQQKKHFLFGLGSHKEIGDVEQSPPSDLDFRSQRPIREKKASEESASEIRPTSCARFNDGCVGTDEEAEMDSEKPNKLAEDLIKCLISIFLKLNRTPSVQPTADEPSSAAIPKLALSCMSSRGFMSKTTFNCKTPMSDDHRSTLDPYGVLSDQDGPLGDVGPYKNFIHFTKSSLDMSRVSECLPAVRKLRVLMDRLCSVDLSLLTYKQKLAFWINAYNACIMNAFLQHGLPSTPDKLLALMNKAVLNVGGIVLNALAIEHFILRHPCELKYGAMDEKEALLRRAYGLGYPEPNITFALCRGSWTSPALRVYTAEDVVSELEKAKVEYLEASVAVSRKKKILVPKLLHWHMRDFVDDVETLLEWIYSQLPRSGPLKRSMMECLYGDTKLPIARMVQIQPYESEFRYLLPP, from the exons ATGAAATTCGAAGATTTCCTGATGCAGCGAGGCGATGATCAGCAGAAGAGGCTCGATCTCGAGGATGAG GTAGTTAAATTACAAGGAGAACTAGATGAAGAGCTGAGATTGAATGGAGTCTTGCGATGTGCATTGCACAGGCCTGCTTACCATCGTCCATTTCTTTCGCCCCTGCTTCCGCTTCAG GCGCAGGTATTGCTGGCTGAAGTAGCAATGGTGGAGGAAGAGATCGACTGCCTTGAAAGAAAAATCCAAGAGCTGAAGCTGCATTTATATCAAGAGAAGCAGCATAACAACGAATGGAAATTACAGCAACACCAACAGAAGAAGCATTTCCTGTTCGGATTAGGAAGCCATAAAGAGATTGGAGATGTGGAACAATCTCCGCCGTCCGATTTGGATTTCAGGAGCCAGAGGCCGATCAGAGAGAAAAAAGCTTCGGAGGAGTCTGCTTCCGAAATCAGACCCACGTCTTGTGCAAGGTTCAATG ATGGCTGTGTTGGAACAGATGAAGAAGCTGAAATGGACAGTGAGAAGCCCAACAAGCTCGCAGAAGATCTAATCAAGTGCTTGATCAGTATCTTTCTCAAATTGAACCGTACACCGTCAGTGCAGCCCACTGCTGATGAACCGTCATCCGCAGCCATTCCTAAGCTCGCACTCTCTTGCATGAGCTCAAGAGGGTTCATGTCCAAGACCACATTCAACTGCAAGACGCCCATGTCAGATGATCATAGATCGACGCTTGATCCTTACGGTGTATTGAGTGATCAAGATGGCCCACTTGGAGATGTGGGCCCCTATAAGAACTTCATCCATTTCACTAAAAGCTCTCTGGATATGAGCCGTGTGTCTGAGTGCTTGCCGGCCGTTAGAAAACTGAG GGTTTTAATGGATAGACTTTGTTCTGTGGACTTGAGCCTACTGACATACAAGCAGAAGCTAGCATTCTGGATCAACGCCTACAATGCCTGCATAATGAAT GCATTTCTCCAACATGGGCTCCCATCCACACCTGACAAATTGCTTGCATTGATGAACAAG GCCGTGTTGAATGTAGGAGGTATAGTGCTGAATGCGCTGGCCATTGAACATTTCATTCTCAGGCATCCTTGCGAGCTCAAATAT GGGGCCATGGATGAGAAAGAAGCACTACTGCGGCGCGCCTACGGTCTGGGATATCCTGAACCCAATATCACGTTTGCTCTTTGTCGAGGCAGTTGGACGTCACCGGCG TTAAGGGTCTATACTGCGGAGGATGTGGTGAGCGAGCTGGAGAAAGCCAAAGTGGAGTATCTAGAAGCTTCGGTGGCAGTTTCACGCAAGAAGAAGATATTGGTTCCAAAGCTCTTGCACTGGCACATGCGTGACTTCGTCGATGACGTTGAAACGCTGCTGGAGTGGATCTACAGCCAATTGCCGAGATCTGGACCGCTCAAAAGATCGATGATGGAGTGTTTGTATGGAGACACTAAGTTGCCGATCGCGAGAATGGTCCAAATTCAGCCTTATGAATCCGAGTTCCGGTACCTGCTGCCGCCGTAA
- the LOC131243739 gene encoding uncharacterized protein LOC131243739 isoform X4 — MKFEDFLMQRGDDQQKRLDLEDEAQVLLAEVAMVEEEIDCLERKIQELKLHLYQEKQHNNEWKLQQHQQKKHFLFGLGSHKEIGDVEQSPPSDLDFRSQRPIREKKASEESASEIRPTSCARFNDGCVGTDEEAEMDSEKPNKLAEDLIKCLISIFLKLNRTPSVQPTADEPSSAAIPKLALSCMSSRGFMSKTTFNCKTPMSDDHRSTLDPYGVLSDQDGPLGDVGPYKNFIHFTKSSLDMSRVSECLPAVRKLRVLMDRLCSVDLSLLTYKQKLAFWINAYNACIMNAFLQHGLPSTPDKLLALMNKAVLNVGGIVLNALAIEHFILRHPCELKYGAMDEKEALLRRAYGLGYPEPNITFALCRGSWTSPALRVYTAEDVVSELEKAKVEYLEASVAVSRKKKILVPKLLHWHMRDFVDDVETLLEWIYSQLPRSGPLKRSMMECLYGDTKLPIARMVQIQPYESEFRYLLPP, encoded by the exons ATGAAATTCGAAGATTTCCTGATGCAGCGAGGCGATGATCAGCAGAAGAGGCTCGATCTCGAGGATGAG GCGCAGGTATTGCTGGCTGAAGTAGCAATGGTGGAGGAAGAGATCGACTGCCTTGAAAGAAAAATCCAAGAGCTGAAGCTGCATTTATATCAAGAGAAGCAGCATAACAACGAATGGAAATTACAGCAACACCAACAGAAGAAGCATTTCCTGTTCGGATTAGGAAGCCATAAAGAGATTGGAGATGTGGAACAATCTCCGCCGTCCGATTTGGATTTCAGGAGCCAGAGGCCGATCAGAGAGAAAAAAGCTTCGGAGGAGTCTGCTTCCGAAATCAGACCCACGTCTTGTGCAAGGTTCAATG ATGGCTGTGTTGGAACAGATGAAGAAGCTGAAATGGACAGTGAGAAGCCCAACAAGCTCGCAGAAGATCTAATCAAGTGCTTGATCAGTATCTTTCTCAAATTGAACCGTACACCGTCAGTGCAGCCCACTGCTGATGAACCGTCATCCGCAGCCATTCCTAAGCTCGCACTCTCTTGCATGAGCTCAAGAGGGTTCATGTCCAAGACCACATTCAACTGCAAGACGCCCATGTCAGATGATCATAGATCGACGCTTGATCCTTACGGTGTATTGAGTGATCAAGATGGCCCACTTGGAGATGTGGGCCCCTATAAGAACTTCATCCATTTCACTAAAAGCTCTCTGGATATGAGCCGTGTGTCTGAGTGCTTGCCGGCCGTTAGAAAACTGAG GGTTTTAATGGATAGACTTTGTTCTGTGGACTTGAGCCTACTGACATACAAGCAGAAGCTAGCATTCTGGATCAACGCCTACAATGCCTGCATAATGAAT GCATTTCTCCAACATGGGCTCCCATCCACACCTGACAAATTGCTTGCATTGATGAACAAG GCCGTGTTGAATGTAGGAGGTATAGTGCTGAATGCGCTGGCCATTGAACATTTCATTCTCAGGCATCCTTGCGAGCTCAAATAT GGGGCCATGGATGAGAAAGAAGCACTACTGCGGCGCGCCTACGGTCTGGGATATCCTGAACCCAATATCACGTTTGCTCTTTGTCGAGGCAGTTGGACGTCACCGGCG TTAAGGGTCTATACTGCGGAGGATGTGGTGAGCGAGCTGGAGAAAGCCAAAGTGGAGTATCTAGAAGCTTCGGTGGCAGTTTCACGCAAGAAGAAGATATTGGTTCCAAAGCTCTTGCACTGGCACATGCGTGACTTCGTCGATGACGTTGAAACGCTGCTGGAGTGGATCTACAGCCAATTGCCGAGATCTGGACCGCTCAAAAGATCGATGATGGAGTGTTTGTATGGAGACACTAAGTTGCCGATCGCGAGAATGGTCCAAATTCAGCCTTATGAATCCGAGTTCCGGTACCTGCTGCCGCCGTAA
- the LOC131243739 gene encoding uncharacterized protein LOC131243739 isoform X3 produces the protein MKFEDFLMQRGDDQQKRLDLEDEVVKLQGELDEELRLNGVLRCALHRPAYHRPFLSPLLPLQAQVLLAEVAMVEEEIDCLERKIQELKLHLYQEKQHNNEWKLQQHQQKKHFLFGLGSHKEIGDVEQSPPSDLDFRSQRPIREKKASEESASEIRPTSCARFNEAEMDSEKPNKLAEDLIKCLISIFLKLNRTPSVQPTADEPSSAAIPKLALSCMSSRGFMSKTTFNCKTPMSDDHRSTLDPYGVLSDQDGPLGDVGPYKNFIHFTKSSLDMSRVSECLPAVRKLRVLMDRLCSVDLSLLTYKQKLAFWINAYNACIMNAFLQHGLPSTPDKLLALMNKAVLNVGGIVLNALAIEHFILRHPCELKYGAMDEKEALLRRAYGLGYPEPNITFALCRGSWTSPALRVYTAEDVVSELEKAKVEYLEASVAVSRKKKILVPKLLHWHMRDFVDDVETLLEWIYSQLPRSGPLKRSMMECLYGDTKLPIARMVQIQPYESEFRYLLPP, from the exons ATGAAATTCGAAGATTTCCTGATGCAGCGAGGCGATGATCAGCAGAAGAGGCTCGATCTCGAGGATGAG GTAGTTAAATTACAAGGAGAACTAGATGAAGAGCTGAGATTGAATGGAGTCTTGCGATGTGCATTGCACAGGCCTGCTTACCATCGTCCATTTCTTTCGCCCCTGCTTCCGCTTCAG GCGCAGGTATTGCTGGCTGAAGTAGCAATGGTGGAGGAAGAGATCGACTGCCTTGAAAGAAAAATCCAAGAGCTGAAGCTGCATTTATATCAAGAGAAGCAGCATAACAACGAATGGAAATTACAGCAACACCAACAGAAGAAGCATTTCCTGTTCGGATTAGGAAGCCATAAAGAGATTGGAGATGTGGAACAATCTCCGCCGTCCGATTTGGATTTCAGGAGCCAGAGGCCGATCAGAGAGAAAAAAGCTTCGGAGGAGTCTGCTTCCGAAATCAGACCCACGTCTTGTGCAAGGTTCAATG AAGCTGAAATGGACAGTGAGAAGCCCAACAAGCTCGCAGAAGATCTAATCAAGTGCTTGATCAGTATCTTTCTCAAATTGAACCGTACACCGTCAGTGCAGCCCACTGCTGATGAACCGTCATCCGCAGCCATTCCTAAGCTCGCACTCTCTTGCATGAGCTCAAGAGGGTTCATGTCCAAGACCACATTCAACTGCAAGACGCCCATGTCAGATGATCATAGATCGACGCTTGATCCTTACGGTGTATTGAGTGATCAAGATGGCCCACTTGGAGATGTGGGCCCCTATAAGAACTTCATCCATTTCACTAAAAGCTCTCTGGATATGAGCCGTGTGTCTGAGTGCTTGCCGGCCGTTAGAAAACTGAG GGTTTTAATGGATAGACTTTGTTCTGTGGACTTGAGCCTACTGACATACAAGCAGAAGCTAGCATTCTGGATCAACGCCTACAATGCCTGCATAATGAAT GCATTTCTCCAACATGGGCTCCCATCCACACCTGACAAATTGCTTGCATTGATGAACAAG GCCGTGTTGAATGTAGGAGGTATAGTGCTGAATGCGCTGGCCATTGAACATTTCATTCTCAGGCATCCTTGCGAGCTCAAATAT GGGGCCATGGATGAGAAAGAAGCACTACTGCGGCGCGCCTACGGTCTGGGATATCCTGAACCCAATATCACGTTTGCTCTTTGTCGAGGCAGTTGGACGTCACCGGCG TTAAGGGTCTATACTGCGGAGGATGTGGTGAGCGAGCTGGAGAAAGCCAAAGTGGAGTATCTAGAAGCTTCGGTGGCAGTTTCACGCAAGAAGAAGATATTGGTTCCAAAGCTCTTGCACTGGCACATGCGTGACTTCGTCGATGACGTTGAAACGCTGCTGGAGTGGATCTACAGCCAATTGCCGAGATCTGGACCGCTCAAAAGATCGATGATGGAGTGTTTGTATGGAGACACTAAGTTGCCGATCGCGAGAATGGTCCAAATTCAGCCTTATGAATCCGAGTTCCGGTACCTGCTGCCGCCGTAA
- the LOC131243739 gene encoding uncharacterized protein LOC131243739 isoform X2 codes for MKFEDFLMQRGDDQQKRLDLEDEVVKLQGELDEELRLNGVLRCALHRPAYHRPFLSPLLPLQAQVLLAEVAMVEEEIDCLERKIQELKLHLYQEKQHNNEWKLQQHQQKKHFLFGLGSHKEIGDVEQSPPSDLDFRSQRPIREKKASEESASEIRPTSCARFNDEEAEMDSEKPNKLAEDLIKCLISIFLKLNRTPSVQPTADEPSSAAIPKLALSCMSSRGFMSKTTFNCKTPMSDDHRSTLDPYGVLSDQDGPLGDVGPYKNFIHFTKSSLDMSRVSECLPAVRKLRVLMDRLCSVDLSLLTYKQKLAFWINAYNACIMNAFLQHGLPSTPDKLLALMNKAVLNVGGIVLNALAIEHFILRHPCELKYGAMDEKEALLRRAYGLGYPEPNITFALCRGSWTSPALRVYTAEDVVSELEKAKVEYLEASVAVSRKKKILVPKLLHWHMRDFVDDVETLLEWIYSQLPRSGPLKRSMMECLYGDTKLPIARMVQIQPYESEFRYLLPP; via the exons ATGAAATTCGAAGATTTCCTGATGCAGCGAGGCGATGATCAGCAGAAGAGGCTCGATCTCGAGGATGAG GTAGTTAAATTACAAGGAGAACTAGATGAAGAGCTGAGATTGAATGGAGTCTTGCGATGTGCATTGCACAGGCCTGCTTACCATCGTCCATTTCTTTCGCCCCTGCTTCCGCTTCAG GCGCAGGTATTGCTGGCTGAAGTAGCAATGGTGGAGGAAGAGATCGACTGCCTTGAAAGAAAAATCCAAGAGCTGAAGCTGCATTTATATCAAGAGAAGCAGCATAACAACGAATGGAAATTACAGCAACACCAACAGAAGAAGCATTTCCTGTTCGGATTAGGAAGCCATAAAGAGATTGGAGATGTGGAACAATCTCCGCCGTCCGATTTGGATTTCAGGAGCCAGAGGCCGATCAGAGAGAAAAAAGCTTCGGAGGAGTCTGCTTCCGAAATCAGACCCACGTCTTGTGCAAGGTTCAATG ATGAAGAAGCTGAAATGGACAGTGAGAAGCCCAACAAGCTCGCAGAAGATCTAATCAAGTGCTTGATCAGTATCTTTCTCAAATTGAACCGTACACCGTCAGTGCAGCCCACTGCTGATGAACCGTCATCCGCAGCCATTCCTAAGCTCGCACTCTCTTGCATGAGCTCAAGAGGGTTCATGTCCAAGACCACATTCAACTGCAAGACGCCCATGTCAGATGATCATAGATCGACGCTTGATCCTTACGGTGTATTGAGTGATCAAGATGGCCCACTTGGAGATGTGGGCCCCTATAAGAACTTCATCCATTTCACTAAAAGCTCTCTGGATATGAGCCGTGTGTCTGAGTGCTTGCCGGCCGTTAGAAAACTGAG GGTTTTAATGGATAGACTTTGTTCTGTGGACTTGAGCCTACTGACATACAAGCAGAAGCTAGCATTCTGGATCAACGCCTACAATGCCTGCATAATGAAT GCATTTCTCCAACATGGGCTCCCATCCACACCTGACAAATTGCTTGCATTGATGAACAAG GCCGTGTTGAATGTAGGAGGTATAGTGCTGAATGCGCTGGCCATTGAACATTTCATTCTCAGGCATCCTTGCGAGCTCAAATAT GGGGCCATGGATGAGAAAGAAGCACTACTGCGGCGCGCCTACGGTCTGGGATATCCTGAACCCAATATCACGTTTGCTCTTTGTCGAGGCAGTTGGACGTCACCGGCG TTAAGGGTCTATACTGCGGAGGATGTGGTGAGCGAGCTGGAGAAAGCCAAAGTGGAGTATCTAGAAGCTTCGGTGGCAGTTTCACGCAAGAAGAAGATATTGGTTCCAAAGCTCTTGCACTGGCACATGCGTGACTTCGTCGATGACGTTGAAACGCTGCTGGAGTGGATCTACAGCCAATTGCCGAGATCTGGACCGCTCAAAAGATCGATGATGGAGTGTTTGTATGGAGACACTAAGTTGCCGATCGCGAGAATGGTCCAAATTCAGCCTTATGAATCCGAGTTCCGGTACCTGCTGCCGCCGTAA